One segment of Cellulomonas fulva DNA contains the following:
- a CDS encoding ATP-dependent DNA helicase has protein sequence MPAQPSSTTDERRSGTGGERATAAREDARDADVDALLDVAVGVLGGGRRDGQHTMARAVARSLDSGEHLLVQAGTGTGKSLGYLVPAVRHAVHADERVIVSTATLALQRQVLTRDLPLVADALAPRLPRKPQVALLKGWHNYLCLHKVAGGYPEDDQGSLFDLPERAGAAEHPATSGSASGPEGREALGAQVVRLREWSDETETGDRDDLVPGVTDRAWRQVSVTSLECLGSACPLIEECFPERARAQAREADVVVTNHAMLGIAASGSPHVLPEHQVLVVDEAHELVDRVTAQATAELSLPVVQHASRAARRHGGVPSSDLEAAGEALAAAIVPLPEGRFRDGLPPAVHDAVAAVRDAARTLLTLLRPEAGVTAPADGGRKVAQSAVLTLFETAERMTGDPGDLARSVLWCARGEDRSGAVTTRLHAAPLAVNGLVRTQLLANRTAVLTSATLALGGSFEPTARSVGLELRPDAEPVGPTTVPGADPAPETPEGPLRWRGLDVGSPFDYPRQGICYVARRLPPPGREPATDAQLDEIEALVRASGGATLGLFSSRRAAAAAAEAMRERLDVPVLLQGDDQLPTLVAQFAADDATCLFGTLALWQGVDVPGRSCRLVLIDRIPFPRPDDPVRSARSDVVARAGGNGFMAVSATHAALLLAQGAGRLVRGPQDRGVVAVLDPRLATARYGEYLARSMPPFWRTTDRDVALAALTRLRDA, from the coding sequence ATGCCCGCGCAGCCCTCGTCCACCACCGACGAGCGGCGGTCCGGGACGGGCGGCGAGCGGGCGACGGCCGCGCGTGAGGACGCGCGGGACGCCGACGTCGACGCCCTCCTCGACGTCGCGGTCGGGGTCCTCGGTGGTGGCCGGCGCGATGGTCAGCACACCATGGCGCGCGCGGTCGCCCGGTCGCTCGACAGCGGCGAGCACCTGCTCGTCCAGGCGGGCACGGGCACCGGGAAGTCGCTCGGCTACCTGGTGCCGGCCGTCCGACACGCGGTCCACGCCGACGAGCGCGTGATCGTGTCCACCGCGACGCTCGCGCTGCAGCGCCAGGTGCTGACGCGTGACCTGCCCCTCGTCGCCGACGCGCTCGCACCGCGCCTGCCGCGCAAGCCTCAGGTCGCGCTGCTCAAGGGCTGGCACAACTACCTGTGCCTGCACAAGGTCGCGGGCGGCTACCCCGAGGACGACCAGGGATCGTTGTTCGACCTCCCCGAGCGGGCGGGCGCCGCCGAGCACCCGGCGACGAGCGGGAGCGCGTCGGGTCCGGAGGGCCGCGAGGCGCTGGGCGCGCAGGTGGTCCGGCTGCGGGAGTGGTCCGACGAGACCGAGACGGGTGATCGGGACGACCTCGTGCCGGGTGTGACCGACCGCGCCTGGCGTCAGGTCTCGGTGACGTCGCTCGAGTGCCTGGGCTCCGCCTGCCCGCTCATCGAGGAGTGCTTCCCGGAGCGGGCGCGGGCGCAGGCGCGCGAGGCGGACGTCGTCGTCACCAACCACGCGATGCTCGGCATCGCCGCCTCCGGCTCGCCGCACGTCCTGCCCGAGCACCAGGTCCTCGTCGTCGACGAGGCGCACGAGCTGGTCGACCGGGTCACCGCGCAGGCCACCGCGGAGCTCTCGCTCCCCGTGGTGCAGCACGCCTCACGCGCCGCGCGGCGGCACGGCGGCGTCCCCTCGTCGGACCTCGAAGCGGCCGGGGAGGCGCTGGCCGCCGCGATCGTTCCCCTGCCCGAGGGCCGGTTCCGTGACGGGCTCCCGCCCGCGGTCCACGACGCGGTGGCGGCGGTGCGGGACGCGGCCCGCACGCTGCTGACCCTCCTGCGCCCCGAGGCGGGCGTCACGGCACCCGCGGACGGCGGCCGCAAGGTCGCGCAGTCCGCGGTGCTGACGCTGTTCGAGACGGCCGAGCGGATGACGGGGGACCCGGGGGACCTGGCCCGCAGCGTGCTGTGGTGCGCGCGCGGCGAGGACCGGTCGGGGGCGGTGACCACGCGCCTGCACGCCGCGCCGCTGGCCGTCAACGGTCTGGTCCGGACCCAGCTGCTCGCGAACCGCACGGCGGTCCTCACCTCGGCGACCCTCGCTCTCGGCGGCTCGTTCGAGCCGACCGCGCGCTCGGTGGGCCTCGAGCTTCGGCCCGACGCCGAGCCGGTCGGACCGACGACGGTGCCGGGCGCGGATCCCGCCCCGGAGACGCCGGAGGGGCCGCTGCGCTGGCGCGGGCTCGACGTCGGCAGCCCGTTCGACTACCCGCGGCAGGGCATCTGCTACGTCGCCCGTCGGCTGCCGCCGCCCGGGCGCGAGCCCGCCACCGACGCCCAGCTCGACGAGATCGAGGCGCTCGTGCGGGCCAGCGGGGGAGCGACGCTCGGCCTGTTCTCGTCGCGCCGGGCCGCCGCGGCGGCCGCGGAGGCGATGCGCGAGCGGCTCGACGTGCCGGTCCTGCTCCAGGGCGACGACCAGCTCCCGACGCTCGTCGCGCAGTTCGCGGCCGACGACGCGACGTGCCTGTTCGGGACGCTCGCGCTGTGGCAGGGCGTCGACGTGCCGGGGCGCTCGTGCCGGCTGGTCCTCATCGACCGGATCCCGTTCCCGCGCCCCGACGACCCCGTGCGGTCCGCGCGCTCCGACGTCGTCGCACGTGCGGGCGGCAACGGTTTCATGGCGGTCTCCGCGACCCATGCCGCGCTGCTGCTCGCGCAGGGCGCGGGGCGACTGGTCCGTGGGCCCCAGGACCGCGGCGTCGTCGCGGTGCTCGACCCGCGCCTGGCGACGGCTCGGTACGGCGAGTACCTGGCGCGCTCGATGCCACCGTTCTGGCGCACCACCGACCGCGACGTCGCGCTCGCCGCGCTCACGCGGTTGCGCGACGCCTGA
- the hflX gene encoding GTPase HflX produces MSDTHRTTTPSSTPDEPRSPQQLADDVVARVLARAGTALQSGATVHSAYDGDQLDLEERTSLRRVAGLSTELEDVTEVEYRALRLERVVLVGVWGTGTVQGAEVSLRELAALAETAGSQVLEGVLQRRAKPDPSTYLGSGKAAELASVVAAVGADTVVVDGELAPSQRRALEDIVRVKVVDRTALILDIFAQHAKSREGKAQVELAQLEYLLPRLRGWGESMSRQAGGQVGGAGAGMGSRGPGETKIELDRRRIRNRMAKLRREIAAMQPARLTKRASRKRNAIPSVAIAGYTNAGKSSLLNRLTNAGVLVENALFATLDPTVRRAETSDGRLYTLADTVGFVRALPHQLVEAFRSTLEEVADADLILHVVDASHPDPEGQIAAVRHVFADIPGAMDVPEIIVLNKADLAEPEAIARLRSRELHSIVVSAHSGEGIVELQELVADQLPRPGVAVDVVVPYHRGDLVSRVHEHGDIQAEEHVEQGTHLRARVDESLAAELEAAAARTA; encoded by the coding sequence GTGAGCGACACGCACCGCACCACCACCCCGAGCAGCACGCCGGACGAGCCCCGCTCGCCGCAGCAGCTGGCCGACGACGTGGTGGCACGGGTGCTCGCGAGGGCGGGGACCGCGCTGCAGTCGGGCGCCACCGTCCACTCGGCCTACGACGGCGACCAGCTGGACCTGGAGGAGCGCACGTCGCTGCGCCGCGTCGCCGGCCTGTCCACCGAGCTCGAGGACGTCACCGAGGTCGAGTACCGGGCGCTGCGGCTCGAGCGGGTCGTGCTCGTCGGGGTGTGGGGGACGGGGACCGTCCAGGGCGCCGAGGTGTCCCTCCGGGAGCTCGCCGCGCTGGCGGAGACCGCCGGCTCGCAGGTGCTCGAGGGCGTGCTGCAGCGCCGGGCCAAGCCGGACCCCAGCACCTACCTCGGCTCGGGCAAGGCCGCCGAGCTCGCGTCCGTGGTCGCCGCCGTGGGCGCGGACACCGTCGTCGTCGACGGTGAGCTCGCGCCGTCGCAGCGGCGCGCGCTGGAGGACATCGTCCGCGTCAAGGTCGTCGACCGCACGGCCCTGATCCTCGACATCTTCGCGCAGCACGCCAAGTCCCGGGAGGGCAAGGCGCAGGTCGAGCTCGCGCAGCTCGAGTACCTGCTCCCGCGCCTGCGCGGGTGGGGCGAGTCCATGTCGCGGCAGGCGGGTGGGCAGGTCGGCGGTGCCGGCGCCGGGATGGGCTCGCGCGGACCCGGTGAGACCAAGATCGAGCTCGACCGGCGTCGGATCCGCAACCGGATGGCCAAGCTGCGGCGGGAGATCGCGGCGATGCAGCCGGCCCGGCTGACCAAGCGCGCGTCGCGCAAGCGCAACGCCATCCCCTCGGTCGCCATCGCGGGGTACACGAACGCGGGCAAGTCCTCGCTGCTCAACCGGCTCACGAACGCGGGCGTGCTCGTCGAGAACGCGCTGTTCGCGACGCTGGACCCGACGGTCCGGCGCGCCGAGACGAGCGACGGGCGCCTGTACACGCTCGCGGACACGGTCGGGTTCGTGCGCGCCCTGCCGCACCAGCTCGTCGAGGCGTTCCGTTCCACCCTCGAGGAGGTGGCCGACGCGGACCTGATCCTGCACGTCGTCGACGCCTCGCACCCCGATCCCGAGGGCCAGATCGCGGCCGTGCGGCACGTGTTCGCGGACATCCCGGGCGCCATGGACGTGCCCGAGATCATCGTGCTGAACAAGGCGGACCTGGCGGAGCCGGAGGCGATCGCGCGGCTGCGCTCGCGCGAGCTGCACTCGATCGTCGTCTCGGCGCACAGCGGCGAGGGCATCGTCGAGCTCCAGGAGCTCGTCGCGGACCAGCTGCCGCGTCCGGGCGTGGCGGTCGACGTCGTCGTGCCGTACCACCGCGGCGACCTGGTGAGCCGCGTCCACGAGCACGGGGACATCCAGGCGGAGGAGCACGTCGAGCAGGGCACGCACCTGCGCGCCCGCGTCGACGAGTCCCTCGCGGCCGAGCTCGAGGCCGCGGCCGCCCGCACGGCGTGA